In Raphanus sativus cultivar WK10039 chromosome 5, ASM80110v3, whole genome shotgun sequence, the following proteins share a genomic window:
- the LOC130512538 gene encoding uncharacterized protein LOC130512538, with translation MIFKLHAVYGEWLLRDFRWDFVVDDLKGARLFLLNEDSTHAELVAMAQEDYNLDMRSVTVEISYSLPAEMMMTPSSPPIHVTSDRQVRNLLEILKTHRVCLCVSSRSKVETVSEKREEAGEWEEDVGDNDEAGEWEEDVGDNDEADECFEDVGDNESVEDENQDGEEENGRRKMGRRMLITLLLVKRIRMVGITVFMERF, from the coding sequence atgatttttaagttacatgcagtgtatggagaatggttgttgagagatttccgttgggattttgtggttgatgatctcaaaggagcaagattgtttttattgaatgaagattcaacacatgctgaacttgttgcaatggctcaagaagattataacctggacatgagatcagtgactgtggagattagctactcattaccagcagaaatgatgatgactccaagcagtcctcccattcatgttacaagtgatagacaagttcgaaacttgctcgagatactcaaaacgcatagagtatgtctttgtgtatcaagccgcagcaaggtggaaacggtttcagagaaaagagaagaagctggtgaatgggaagaagatgttggtgataatgatgaagctggtgaatgggaagaagatgttggtgataatgatgaggctgatgaatgttttgaagatgttggtgataatgagtctgttgaagatgaaaatcaagatggggaggaggaaaatgggaggaggaaaatggggaggaggatgctgataacactattgttggtgaaacggatcagaatggtggggattacagtctttatggaaaggttctag